In Xenopus laevis strain J_2021 chromosome 2S, Xenopus_laevis_v10.1, whole genome shotgun sequence, a genomic segment contains:
- the lima1.S gene encoding LIM domain and actin-binding protein 1 isoform X1, protein MDASPFRRGQWASHSVRVTSRELSLVKPKNAAIMEIFSKYQKAAAESSFEKKKSNAENLPPSFNRSSLSVLRKRWEIPGQAGRTEATSSSQLTQKVSSPKGENISPEERSEVVSTKAQSPALSGNRFRYPSAIEHGSGHSVGENMDQDLEITKQDTPDPSPKVEKFNVPLNNLKMMFEKGEVANKSQPEPGKINVGRIIADKYVSSEDSDSCFTDKSLSISSGSPDGSPSKHTSHRSLEESPILQATPLRDRMAKYQAALSKQNEVKNHSEQKENVPPSQLNNASSLDDEKRTVNENSPIISRNTAENHEKYEEIQTSIGSSEYSPQRVLNQVEASPPKSVKKFQLPARESCFSCQKTVYPVERLFANNQVYHNSCFRCSHCSTKLSLGTFASLHGTVYCKPHFNQLFKSKGNYDEGFGHKPHKELWVNKSETGETEESPVQTSAKDPNSPVVEEAPIAKVGVLAASMEAKTVDTVQDKEKQVETKRLKIAWPPQADSSASGGSVEENFKVHRPKWPPTEEIQKVETEEELDLKKLRRSGSLRERSRPFILSVAKPVDSDKSLDDLPASPPKLRKSNSFKLRNTWIKKPEERQSVEEDHKPSQNNKDVSVADEEKNEIPANPADKILEIEDVSKVEVVEQQHSPDESIETSQSSVEDPVTPNDSSPEEYRRSQDVGYWEGEESEDLSVEDQIKRNRYYDEEEDDDVNDVEEND, encoded by the exons AACGCAGAGAATCTGCCCCCCAGTTTTAATCGGAGCTCTCTCAGTGTATTAAGGAAGAGGTGGGAGATTCCTGGTCAAGCAGGCCGGACTGAAGCCACCAGCAGTTCCCAGCTGACCCAGAAGGTGAGCAGCCCTAAGGGAGAGAATATTTCTCCGGAGGAGCGTTCTGAAGTGGTCAGCACCAAGGCTCAGTCTCCTGCACTGTCCGGCAATCGCTTCCGCTATCCCAGTGCCATAGAGCACGGCTCCGGCCACAGCGTGGGGGAAAACATGGACCAAGACTTAGAGATTACAAAGCAGGACACCCCTGATCCTTCTCCCAAGGTTGAAAAGTTTAATGTGCCATTAAACAACTTGAAGATGATGTTTGAAAAAGGTGAAGTTGCCAACAAG tctcAACCGGAACCTGGGAAAATTAATGTTGGAAGAATTATTGCAGACAAGTATGTCTCCTCTGAAGACTCCGATAGCTGCTTCACTGACAAGA GTCTTTCTATATCTTCTGGCTCTCCTGATGGCTCTCCAAGCAAACACACTTCTCATAGGAGTCTGGAAGAATCTCCCATTCTGCAGGCAACTCCGCTGAGAGATAGGATGGCCAAGTATCAGGCAGCTCTTTCCAAACAG AATGAGGTGAAAAACCATTCTGAGCAGAAAGAAAATGTCCCCCCAAGCCAACTGAACAATGCCTCTTCTCTTGACGATGAAAAG AGAACTGTGAATGAGAACAGCCCCATAATTTCCAGGAACACCGCGGAAAACCATG AAAAATATGAAGAGATTCAGACATCCATCGGCTCTTCTGAATACAGTCCCCAAAGAGTGCTAAATCAGGTGGAGGCTTCACCTCCCAAATCTGTAAAG AAGTTCCAGTTGCCGGCCAGAGAAAGCTGCTTTAGCTGCCAGAAAACTGTCTATCCAGTGGAACGTCTCTTTGCCAATAATCAGGTGTACCACAACAGCTGCTTTCGTTGTTCTCATTGTTCAACCAAGCTCAG TCTTGGAACTTTTGCATCACTACATGGTACTGTTTACTGCAAACCTCACTTTAACCAGCTGTTCAAATCCAAAGGGAATTATGATGAAGGTTTTGGGCACAAACCACACAAAGAACTTTGGGTTAACAAAAGCGAGACAGGTGAAACAGAAGAGAGCCCTGTGCAGACTTCTGCTAAGGATCCCAACAGCCCTGTTGTGGAAGAAGCTCCCATAGCAAAAGTCGGAGTCCTAGCTGCATCCATGGAAGCTAAAACCGTTGATACTGTGCAAGATAAGGAAAAGCAAGTGGAGACTAAAAGGCTGAAAATTGCCTGGCCTCCCCAAGCTGATTCTAGTGCTTCTGGTGGTTCTGTAGAGGAGAATTTTAAAGTGCATAGACCAAAGTGGCCACCAACTGAGGAAATTCAAAAAGTAGAAACAGAAGAGGAATTGGACCTTAAAAAGCTCAGGAGAAGTGGATCACTTCGAGAGCGCAGCCGGCCTTTTATATTATCTGTGGCTAAGCCTGTGGATAGTGACAAATCCCTGGATGATTTGCCGGCATCACCTCCAAAGTTGAGAAAGTCAAATTCCTTTAAGCTACGCAATACCTGGATAAAGAAGCCAGAAGAAAGACAATCCGTGGAAGAAGACCACAAGCCCTCACAAAATAATAAAGATGTTTCTGTAGCCGATGAGGAAAAAAATGAGATTCCTGCTAACCCAGCTGATAAAATCTTGGAGATTGAGGATGTTTCTAAAGTGGAGGTTGTCGAACAGCAACATTCCCCTGACGAGTCCATTGAAACCAGCCAATCAAGCGTGGAAGATCCAGTAACCCCTAATGATTCCTCCCCCGAGGAGTACCGAAGGTCCCAAGATGTTGGCTACTGGGAGGGAGAAGAATCTGAAGATCTTTCTGTGGAAGATCAAATCAAAAGGAATCGGTACTATGATGAGGAAGAGGATGATGATGTTAATGATGTTGAAGAGAATGACTAA
- the lima1.S gene encoding LIM domain and actin-binding protein 1 isoform X2, whose product MDASPFRRGQWASHSVRVTSRELSLVKPKNAAIMEIFSKYQKAAAESSFEKKKSSQPEPGKINVGRIIADKYVSSEDSDSCFTDKSLSISSGSPDGSPSKHTSHRSLEESPILQATPLRDRMAKYQAALSKQNEVKNHSEQKENVPPSQLNNASSLDDEKRTVNENSPIISRNTAENHEKYEEIQTSIGSSEYSPQRVLNQVEASPPKSVKKFQLPARESCFSCQKTVYPVERLFANNQVYHNSCFRCSHCSTKLSLGTFASLHGTVYCKPHFNQLFKSKGNYDEGFGHKPHKELWVNKSETGETEESPVQTSAKDPNSPVVEEAPIAKVGVLAASMEAKTVDTVQDKEKQVETKRLKIAWPPQADSSASGGSVEENFKVHRPKWPPTEEIQKVETEEELDLKKLRRSGSLRERSRPFILSVAKPVDSDKSLDDLPASPPKLRKSNSFKLRNTWIKKPEERQSVEEDHKPSQNNKDVSVADEEKNEIPANPADKILEIEDVSKVEVVEQQHSPDESIETSQSSVEDPVTPNDSSPEEYRRSQDVGYWEGEESEDLSVEDQIKRNRYYDEEEDDDVNDVEEND is encoded by the exons tctcAACCGGAACCTGGGAAAATTAATGTTGGAAGAATTATTGCAGACAAGTATGTCTCCTCTGAAGACTCCGATAGCTGCTTCACTGACAAGA GTCTTTCTATATCTTCTGGCTCTCCTGATGGCTCTCCAAGCAAACACACTTCTCATAGGAGTCTGGAAGAATCTCCCATTCTGCAGGCAACTCCGCTGAGAGATAGGATGGCCAAGTATCAGGCAGCTCTTTCCAAACAG AATGAGGTGAAAAACCATTCTGAGCAGAAAGAAAATGTCCCCCCAAGCCAACTGAACAATGCCTCTTCTCTTGACGATGAAAAG AGAACTGTGAATGAGAACAGCCCCATAATTTCCAGGAACACCGCGGAAAACCATG AAAAATATGAAGAGATTCAGACATCCATCGGCTCTTCTGAATACAGTCCCCAAAGAGTGCTAAATCAGGTGGAGGCTTCACCTCCCAAATCTGTAAAG AAGTTCCAGTTGCCGGCCAGAGAAAGCTGCTTTAGCTGCCAGAAAACTGTCTATCCAGTGGAACGTCTCTTTGCCAATAATCAGGTGTACCACAACAGCTGCTTTCGTTGTTCTCATTGTTCAACCAAGCTCAG TCTTGGAACTTTTGCATCACTACATGGTACTGTTTACTGCAAACCTCACTTTAACCAGCTGTTCAAATCCAAAGGGAATTATGATGAAGGTTTTGGGCACAAACCACACAAAGAACTTTGGGTTAACAAAAGCGAGACAGGTGAAACAGAAGAGAGCCCTGTGCAGACTTCTGCTAAGGATCCCAACAGCCCTGTTGTGGAAGAAGCTCCCATAGCAAAAGTCGGAGTCCTAGCTGCATCCATGGAAGCTAAAACCGTTGATACTGTGCAAGATAAGGAAAAGCAAGTGGAGACTAAAAGGCTGAAAATTGCCTGGCCTCCCCAAGCTGATTCTAGTGCTTCTGGTGGTTCTGTAGAGGAGAATTTTAAAGTGCATAGACCAAAGTGGCCACCAACTGAGGAAATTCAAAAAGTAGAAACAGAAGAGGAATTGGACCTTAAAAAGCTCAGGAGAAGTGGATCACTTCGAGAGCGCAGCCGGCCTTTTATATTATCTGTGGCTAAGCCTGTGGATAGTGACAAATCCCTGGATGATTTGCCGGCATCACCTCCAAAGTTGAGAAAGTCAAATTCCTTTAAGCTACGCAATACCTGGATAAAGAAGCCAGAAGAAAGACAATCCGTGGAAGAAGACCACAAGCCCTCACAAAATAATAAAGATGTTTCTGTAGCCGATGAGGAAAAAAATGAGATTCCTGCTAACCCAGCTGATAAAATCTTGGAGATTGAGGATGTTTCTAAAGTGGAGGTTGTCGAACAGCAACATTCCCCTGACGAGTCCATTGAAACCAGCCAATCAAGCGTGGAAGATCCAGTAACCCCTAATGATTCCTCCCCCGAGGAGTACCGAAGGTCCCAAGATGTTGGCTACTGGGAGGGAGAAGAATCTGAAGATCTTTCTGTGGAAGATCAAATCAAAAGGAATCGGTACTATGATGAGGAAGAGGATGATGATGTTAATGATGTTGAAGAGAATGACTAA